The nucleotide sequence GCCTAAGTTTTATCGTATGCTGAAACAAGGGGGAAGTATTCTTGTTTTATATATGGCATGGCTGCCGTTTGAGGATGAGATTGCAGGAGCCAGTGAAAAACTCGTATTAAAATATAATCCAAATTGGAGTGGTGCAGGAGAAACGAAACATCCAATAGACATACCAGATTGTTATAAAGAAAACTTTGCGCTTGTATATCATGAAGAATTTACTCTAAGAATACCGTTTACCCGTGAAAGCTGGAATGGAAGAATGAAGGCTTGCCGTGGGCTTGGCGCTTCACTTACCCAGAAAGAGATTTCGATGTGGGAACAAGAGCATATGACGCTCCTTGGACGAATTGCGCTGAATGAATTTGAGATTTTGCATTATGCTGCTATTGCAGAGCTTAAAAAGTATTAATTTTTGTTTGTTAAATTAACATATATGAGGTTTTGCATAAATATGGATTATAAAATTCGAGAAATCAGAAAAAATGAATATCCAATATTATCTGATTTTCTGTATGAAGCAATTTTTATTCCAGAGGGCATGGACAAGCCGCCAAAATCTATAATTGAGCAGCCAGAGCTGCAAGTATATGTTGAGGATTTTGGAAAAGAAGATGATTGGTGCTTAGTTGCAGAAGTAAAAGGGAAGATTGTAGGCGCAGTATGGGTGCGTATTATGGATGATTACGGGCATATTGATGATGAAACGCCTTCATTTGCTATTTCACTGTATGAGGAATATAGGAATATGGGCATTGGTACAGCACTTATGAGGGATATGCTTGAATTTTTAAAGAATAAAGGCTACAGACGGACATCCCTTTCTGTACAGAAGGTAAATTATGCGGTTCGTATGTATCAGAAAGTGGGTTTTGAAGTCATTGACGAAAATGAGGAAGAATACATCATGGTTTGTCGGTTGTAGTGTGATGAGGAGGGCATATGTAAATGTCTGATAATTTAGATGAAAAACAGTAAAGGAAGCCTTAAAAACATTATTGAGAATAATAGCACTATTCCGTATAAGGCTAAAACGGAGATAAAAGCGATAATAGAATTGGAACACAATCCAGAAAAATTGCTACAAGAGTGCCTGTTATATATGCTGTCATATAAGGGATAATCTGTGATAAAGGAAGTGGTTGGAGATAATGAAAAATATGAAAATAGATGCCAATGGGACAGAAATCAGAGTAATAGGTGATGTTGTAAATGAAGAAGCTTATATTTCTTTAACGGATATTGCCAAATATAAAAATCCAGACAATGCTTTTATCGTGGTTGCGAACTGGATGCGTAATCATTCCACGATTGCATTTTTGGGTTTGTGGGAACAGATTCATAATTTCAATTAGAAACTCATAATTTTACAGGTGTTTATCACACCTCATAGGGTTTTAATAAAATCCTCCAAAAGCCTTGAAAATAAAGGATTTATCGCAATCAGTACACCTTAATTCTTTATATGGTTTCACACAATGTTACCCTTGTTCTGCACAATCATAAGGGCAAAATCAAGGGCAGAAAAATCTCATAACAAGATATAACAAAGTGTGGCAATCGGGGAAATGTGATGTATGTGCGAATATATTATAACGGAGGATTTTTTAATGGACAAGTATATTTATGATGAAAGCAACGGTCTTTGGTATGAACTGCAAGGAGATTATTATATTCCTTGCCTTACTTTACCAGCCGAAAAAGGACACAAGCCTATCGGCTTATGGGGGCAGCGACACAAACACTATTTGCAGGAACATAAACGGGCAGTTTATACCACGCTTCTCACAAGCGGAAAATTGAACTGTTATCTTGCTGATATTGACGAACAGGCAACGGAAATGATGTTTCGATTAGTTGAGCAAATGGCTGATAAGGAGGGTGTGACCGAACAACTCAAAGCAGAAAACCCGATGTTGTGGATTGGAAGAATGAACGAGATACAAGCAAGGGCAAGAGAAATAGTTTGCACTGAAATCATCTATATTTAAGCAATTACGGAAAGAGCAATTATAGCTAATAAGCATAGTTGCTCTTTTTATGTGTGATTTAACATAGAAGAATAACAGTATCTATATGTTTTAATTAGGATAAGACCAACAAAATGGAAATACTTTGTTCCAAAGGTATACAAAGGTATAAAAATCTTGATACTGCCATTTTAATTGTTTATAATATAGACATTAAATGAGGCATAGTTATTTATGCAGAGGAGAGATGACTTATTTATACAATTCTTGTACTTGAAGACGATTTAGAATTAAATCAAACGATTTGCACAGCTTTACAAAAAGAAAACTATCGTGTATATAATGCTTATACTTGTAAAGACGGACAAGCTATCGCAATCAATCATACCTTTGATTTAGCAATATTAGATATAAATTTGCCTGATGGCGACGGATTTCATTTTTGTAAATGGATAAAAGCACGAAATAATGTTTCGATATTGTTTCTTTCTGCACGAGATTTAGAAGAAGATATTCTAAATGGTTATGAAATAGGAGCAGATGACTATGTGACAAAGCCCTTCTCCATGAAAATTTTGTTAAAGAAAATATCCATTATATTGTCAAGGGAAGTTAAAAAAACAAACATATACGATGACGGTTTTCTAAAGATTGATTTTGAATTAGGAGTTGTACAGATTGAAGAAAAAAGTTGTCCTATTACGCCTACCGAATACCGTATTTTGAAAAAATTGATTGATAATAAAGGACAATTACTAACTTATTCTGTTTTGTTGGATTCCTTATGGGAAGAAGGAATTGAATTTATGGATAAGCATACTCTTGCAGTCAACATTAACCGTTTGCGAAAGAAAATTGAAACAGACAAACATAGTTATATTTCAAACATATACGGAATGGGATATATATGGAAATAATTTACATTCTTATTATTGTGTTGTTCATAGGGATTATTATAAGTCTATTATGGAAAAATCGCTGTCTGAAACACGATATTTATGACTTTACAGAAAAATTAGAAAATAGTTTAAATGAGTTATTAAACAGCAGAAATTTAAACAAAACAATCTGTGAACAAGATGACTTATGGGGCATGGTTTATGAAAAGCTATGTCGTATTTCTGATATGTATACGCATAAAAATCAAGAACTGTTCAAAGAAAAAGAAAATTTAAAAGAGTTAGTTTCTGACATATCCCATCAAACCAAAACACCTCTTGCGAATATTAAATTATATCAAGAAATGCTTTTCGACAAAGTAAATAAATCAGAAAGCACAGAGCATTTAATAAAAATGAGCAAGCAAGTGGATAAATTGGATTTTCTTCTTCAAAACATGATAAAAATGTCACGATTGGAAACTGGAACAATCAAAATACAGAAATCAAAACAGTTTATAGCAGAAACTCTTGCATTGGCGATTGGAGCAGTTGTTCCAAAAGCAGATAAGAAAAACATTCAGATTCATGTTACATATGATGAAACACTTCAACTTGAGCATGACAAAAAGTGGACAGCAGAAGCTATTTTTAATATTCTTGATAATGCAGTTAAATATACGAGCGTAAATGGCAGTATCAACATAGTCGTAAACAAAGAAACCATTTTCACAAAAATTAGCATTACCGATACGGGAAAAGGGATTCCTTTAGAAAGACAGGGAATGATATTCAACCGTTTTTACCGTGAGCCAGATGTTCATAATACAGAGGGTGTAGGTATTGGATTATATCTGGCACGAGAAATTATCTGTATGCAAAAAGGATATATTGAAGTTGAATCAGAATCAGGAAAAGGAAGTACTTTTCATTTATATTTCCCTAATTAGACCGCATGGAAAAATCACAGTTTTGTGATTTTTTCTTTTTGTGAACAGTTTGTGATTTTTCTATTCTATGATAAAAACAGAAACGGAGGAATGTCTATGGAAAATATCATTGTAAAAACAAAGTCTTTAAAAAAGCATTATGAAGTCGGTACTCATACCGTAGTTGCTTTAAACGGAGTGGATTTTGAAGTAAAGGAACGGGAGTTTGTTTCTATTATAGGAAAATCTGGTTGTGGAAAAAGCACTCTTCTTCATATGTTGGGAGGTCTCGATTCTCCTACATCTGGATCAGTAATTGTAGATGGTATAAATCTATCGGAAATGAATCAGGAGCAACTTGCTCTTTTTAGAAGAAGAAAAATAGGTTTTATTTTTCAACAATATAATCTGATTCCAGATTTAAATGTGTATGATAATATATTGTTTCCATTAGAACTTGACGGAGTTAAAGCTGATAAAGAATTTGTACAAGAATTGCTGAAAACACTTCACATTGCAGATAAAACAGAAATGTTTCCCTCTATGCTATCTGGCGGAGAGCAACAGAGGGTTGCTATCGCAAGAGCATTAGCGGCTAAACCTGCCATTATCCTTGCAGATGAGCCAACTGGCAATCTTGATACATCTTCCAGCCATGATGTTATAGGACTTTTAAAAATTGTTGCAAGAGAATATCAGCAAACACTAATTGTCATTACACACGATTTGGATATTGCACAAATGGCAGATAGAATAGTTAGATTACAAGATGGAAAATTAGTGGGAGGAAGTGATTCTGATGTTAGCAAACAATAATCGTCAGATAATAAACAAATTAGCTAAAAACACAGTGCGAACAAATAAGCGTCAATTTTCCATTCTATTTGTTACGATTATGTTGTCTGCATTTATGCTTTTTTCTGTTTTTACTGTAGGATTAACTTATTTGGACTTAAGCAGATTACAAAATTCTCGTCTATATGGTTCAGAACGGGACATTGTTATTATGAACGGATTTACGGCAAATCAGAAAGAAACTCTTATCAACAATTCCAAGATTGAAACAGTCGGTGTGCTGTCTTATTGCGGAAATGTAAAAAGCAGTGATATGGATAGTACAGTTAACGCTGCTTTCCTTTGGGGAGATGAAACATATTGGGAAAGTCAAAAAAGCCCCGTAAGAACCGAAATGGACGGACACTATCCACAGAAAGAAAATGAACTGTTAGCTACAGAAGAAGTTCTTGCCGAATGTGGAAAAAGTTCTTTGGAGATTGGCGATAATCTTTCGATAACTTATGAAGATAATACAGGTATTCATACAAAAGTTTTTGTTATCAGCGGAATTTGGAAAGGCTACGGCACAGATAAAGAAAATTTCTATGTTTCGGAAGATTTTTACAAGCAGACAGGTTATGATTTAGAATCAAGTGGAATTTTACAAGCGAAGTTTAAGAGCAATTATGTCACAGAAAAAACAATCGAAAATCTAAAAGATAGCCTCAAACTATCGTCAGCACAGGTTTTTCAAGCTACCGATTATATTGAAAAATCTTTGACAATCTTGCTTGCCGTATTCGGACTTGGTTTTATTATTTGTTTGAGTGCATATTTGCTGATTTACAATATTCTTTATCTATCGGTTTCTGGGAAAATCAGATATTATGGATTGTTGCAAACATTAGGGATGACAAAAAGACAGTTGGTTCAACTTATCAAAAAGCAAATAGCAGTTGTAGGAGTGACAGGGATTATTGCAGGAATAATTCTGGGTGTAACAATTTCCTTGACTCTTATTCCTCATGTAATAAAAGTTCTTGGAATTTCATTAGGAAATACGGGGGTACATTTTTATCCAGAAGTGTTGGTGCTGAGTGCGTTAGTATCAGGAATTGCAGTACTATGCGGTGTTAGAACTCCGATTCATATTGCTACGGATGTAACGCCTGTTGAAGCCACCAAATACAGGGATAACATTGAAATTGCCTATACAAAGAAAATTCGCAAGGGCAATTTGTATTGGAACATGGCGATAAATCAGCTTAGAAAAAACAAAAAAAGAACTATTGTTGTTTTTCTATCGCTTGCAACAAGTTTAATTGTATTTTTCTGCTTAACTACACTCATTGATAGTCAGGGCAAACGAACGGTATATCCCAACTATTGGAACGCTGATTTTATTGTATATAATGATACGCAGATAACAGACGATATATCCTCTTTACAAGCTGCTATTGATGATAAATTTGTATCTGATATAGAAGAAACAGAGGCTATAAAAGAGGTTCATGCTGTGAAGGGAGTTCCTGTTACTTTCCCATATTGCAAGAATTCTTTTTCTGATTTTTGGATAAAAAGTTATACGGAATTAAAACCATATTTGTCATACTCCGAAACAGCTTTGGAATATCAACAAAACCCTGAAAAATATTATGGTATGATAAAGGGAATTGACGAATCAGAGTTTGATTATTTGAATGATACACTTGGAAATATTATAGATAAGCAGGATTTTTTGAATGGGAAAACGGCAATTTTGCAATATGCAGGGTTTGAAATACCAGAAAAATGGATAGGCAGTACCATACCGTTTTTCATTGGTACGGAGAGACAGGAAATTGTAATTGGAGCTGTCAATTATGGAGACTATTATGGAGCAACTGCGAATATCGGGGCAAATCTGATTATCAGTGAAAAGTATATGGAAAGTTTAACTGCGAATCCATATATTTTAAGTCTCAATATTAAATACGAACAATCCTACGAAGTGGAAACAGAAAATAAAATAAAAA is from Lachnospiraceae bacterium JLR.KK002 and encodes:
- a CDS encoding response regulator transcription factor — its product is MLVLEDDLELNQTICTALQKENYRVYNAYTCKDGQAIAINHTFDLAILDINLPDGDGFHFCKWIKARNNVSILFLSARDLEEDILNGYEIGADDYVTKPFSMKILLKKISIILSREVKKTNIYDDGFLKIDFELGVVQIEEKSCPITPTEYRILKKLIDNKGQLLTYSVLLDSLWEEGIEFMDKHTLAVNINRLRKKIETDKHSYISNIYGMGYIWK
- a CDS encoding ABC transporter ATP-binding protein, giving the protein MENIIVKTKSLKKHYEVGTHTVVALNGVDFEVKEREFVSIIGKSGCGKSTLLHMLGGLDSPTSGSVIVDGINLSEMNQEQLALFRRRKIGFIFQQYNLIPDLNVYDNILFPLELDGVKADKEFVQELLKTLHIADKTEMFPSMLSGGEQQRVAIARALAAKPAIILADEPTGNLDTSSSHDVIGLLKIVAREYQQTLIVITHDLDIAQMADRIVRLQDGKLVGGSDSDVSKQ
- a CDS encoding TnpV protein, giving the protein MDKYIYDESNGLWYELQGDYYIPCLTLPAEKGHKPIGLWGQRHKHYLQEHKRAVYTTLLTSGKLNCYLADIDEQATEMMFRLVEQMADKEGVTEQLKAENPMLWIGRMNEIQARAREIVCTEIIYI
- a CDS encoding class I SAM-dependent methyltransferase, with product MKIINKDIDSGKPFDWGQTSLDYAKFRDIYPQEFYQRIVDRKLCLDGQTVLDIGTGTGVLPRNMYQYGAKWTAADISENQIEQAKILSKGMDIDYHVISTEDISFSDNSFDVITACQCFWYFDHETVMPKFYRMLKQGGSILVLYMAWLPFEDEIAGASEKLVLKYNPNWSGAGETKHPIDIPDCYKENFALVYHEEFTLRIPFTRESWNGRMKACRGLGASLTQKEISMWEQEHMTLLGRIALNEFEILHYAAIAELKKY
- a CDS encoding FtsX-like permease family protein codes for the protein MLANNNRQIINKLAKNTVRTNKRQFSILFVTIMLSAFMLFSVFTVGLTYLDLSRLQNSRLYGSERDIVIMNGFTANQKETLINNSKIETVGVLSYCGNVKSSDMDSTVNAAFLWGDETYWESQKSPVRTEMDGHYPQKENELLATEEVLAECGKSSLEIGDNLSITYEDNTGIHTKVFVISGIWKGYGTDKENFYVSEDFYKQTGYDLESSGILQAKFKSNYVTEKTIENLKDSLKLSSAQVFQATDYIEKSLTILLAVFGLGFIICLSAYLLIYNILYLSVSGKIRYYGLLQTLGMTKRQLVQLIKKQIAVVGVTGIIAGIILGVTISLTLIPHVIKVLGISLGNTGVHFYPEVLVLSALVSGIAVLCGVRTPIHIATDVTPVEATKYRDNIEIAYTKKIRKGNLYWNMAINQLRKNKKRTIVVFLSLATSLIVFFCLTTLIDSQGKRTVYPNYWNADFIVYNDTQITDDISSLQAAIDDKFVSDIEETEAIKEVHAVKGVPVTFPYCKNSFSDFWIKSYTELKPYLSYSETALEYQQNPEKYYGMIKGIDESEFDYLNDTLGNIIDKQDFLNGKTAILQYAGFEIPEKWIGSTIPFFIGTERQEIVIGAVNYGDYYGATANIGANLIISEKYMESLTANPYILSLNIKYEQSYEVETENKIKNIIESSSYSSDLICLSKYDDMKIIQDSQSGMYEIGTAISLLLLLVGMLNYINTMASSMQNRKLTFSIMESVGMSRKQIRKLLIREGILYAAGSVFITLTIGIGITYFVFQSMNYMKIPFMLPIFPLIYAILLIMMICILTPLITYKKLVRNRSIVERLREFE
- a CDS encoding GNAT family N-acetyltransferase, which gives rise to MDYKIREIRKNEYPILSDFLYEAIFIPEGMDKPPKSIIEQPELQVYVEDFGKEDDWCLVAEVKGKIVGAVWVRIMDDYGHIDDETPSFAISLYEEYRNMGIGTALMRDMLEFLKNKGYRRTSLSVQKVNYAVRMYQKVGFEVIDENEEEYIMVCRL
- a CDS encoding HAMP domain-containing sensor histidine kinase, giving the protein MEIIYILIIVLFIGIIISLLWKNRCLKHDIYDFTEKLENSLNELLNSRNLNKTICEQDDLWGMVYEKLCRISDMYTHKNQELFKEKENLKELVSDISHQTKTPLANIKLYQEMLFDKVNKSESTEHLIKMSKQVDKLDFLLQNMIKMSRLETGTIKIQKSKQFIAETLALAIGAVVPKADKKNIQIHVTYDETLQLEHDKKWTAEAIFNILDNAVKYTSVNGSINIVVNKETIFTKISITDTGKGIPLERQGMIFNRFYREPDVHNTEGVGIGLYLAREIICMQKGYIEVESESGKGSTFHLYFPN